A window from Herbaspirillum sp. meg3 encodes these proteins:
- a CDS encoding response regulator transcription factor: MAWAGTNAIRIALLDDHAVVRHGLAARLKEESDFEVVGAYATSKDMMSALRATPADILLIDYSLSVNDIDGLNLIRALKVRFPGSKIIVSSSHYNPATVALAMRAGARGFVGKEQELSELIAAVRSVSVGRVHLNPLMAAEISSMLSSNNAQEDDLSGAGDSLTDHTELSPREREVLRCCLDGMSVTQIAEKFARSVKTISGQKQAAFRKLGVRNDNELFKIQHQLQDL; this comes from the coding sequence ATGGCATGGGCAGGAACAAATGCAATTCGCATCGCGCTACTGGATGATCATGCTGTCGTCAGGCATGGACTTGCAGCGCGACTGAAAGAAGAGTCTGACTTTGAGGTGGTTGGTGCTTACGCGACCAGCAAAGACATGATGTCCGCACTGCGCGCTACCCCGGCGGACATTTTGTTGATCGACTATTCACTGAGCGTCAACGACATTGACGGACTGAATCTGATTCGCGCCTTGAAGGTGCGTTTTCCCGGCAGCAAAATCATTGTCTCATCTTCCCATTACAATCCTGCTACGGTCGCTCTGGCCATGAGGGCGGGCGCACGTGGTTTTGTCGGCAAAGAGCAGGAGTTGTCCGAGCTGATTGCTGCGGTGCGTTCAGTGTCCGTTGGCAGGGTGCACCTCAATCCACTGATGGCGGCGGAGATTTCCTCCATGCTGTCCAGCAATAATGCGCAGGAAGATGATTTATCTGGAGCAGGCGACTCTCTCACTGATCACACCGAATTATCTCCTCGGGAACGAGAGGTCTTGCGCTGTTGCCTTGACGGGATGAGCGTAACGCAGATCGCTGAAAAATTCGCGCGCAGCGTCAAGACCATCAGTGGTCAAAAGCAGGCTGCGTTTCGCAAACTCGGTGTGCGCAACGACAACGAATTGTTCAAGATACAGCATCAACTTCAGGATTTATAA
- a CDS encoding EAL domain-containing protein produces MRTIADLSILIVEDEPLQRAFIAAKIKELGAIDVRDATDGLDAMVMLRARAADLLLCDIGMPNMDGSQFVLAQTALPMRSSRDLPMLIWMSVHDGDLLESHLQMARSAGFPFVDTLAKPVNSVALSAAVDGALVVLNARSAVPQKTSKSTRFFFEDAINEDDILRAICDTSEFEVWYQPHISLKTKMVTGADALVRWSHPKFSGLSPGQFMALIEKQGLGLMLFYRTFNHVLKTQQKLAKLGCSMPICVKASATTLEAPEIADYLYERIQRHEIAPSLIVVGMSEEEPPQQALQLAASINRLRLRGLGLSIDDFGSGISTMKLLSQMPFTEIRIDGHFVRQFLRQAQCRVMVESIIDIARRLKLKVTAEGIENARQMEVLAAMGCLYGQGPIAKPMQQDEFLSSVGAAHLFNNGLVDA; encoded by the coding sequence ATGAGAACTATTGCGGATCTTTCTATCTTGATCGTCGAAGACGAACCCCTTCAGCGTGCCTTCATCGCCGCAAAAATAAAAGAACTTGGTGCCATCGATGTTCGGGATGCGACGGATGGTCTTGATGCAATGGTCATGCTGAGGGCGCGTGCAGCCGATTTGCTATTGTGCGACATCGGCATGCCCAACATGGACGGTTCTCAATTTGTGCTGGCACAAACGGCATTGCCAATGCGCAGCAGCAGGGATCTACCCATGCTGATCTGGATGAGTGTACATGATGGTGATCTGTTGGAGTCGCATTTGCAGATGGCGCGATCGGCAGGTTTTCCTTTTGTCGATACGCTCGCAAAGCCGGTGAACTCGGTAGCTTTGAGCGCTGCAGTCGATGGCGCTCTGGTCGTATTGAATGCGCGCAGTGCGGTGCCGCAAAAGACGTCAAAATCGACGCGGTTTTTCTTTGAGGATGCCATCAACGAAGACGATATTTTGCGGGCAATCTGCGATACCAGCGAATTCGAGGTGTGGTATCAGCCACATATTTCCCTGAAAACGAAAATGGTTACCGGCGCCGATGCACTGGTGCGTTGGAGTCATCCCAAATTCAGCGGCTTGTCGCCGGGCCAGTTCATGGCGCTGATCGAGAAGCAGGGACTCGGATTGATGTTGTTTTATCGCACATTCAATCATGTACTGAAGACGCAGCAAAAGTTGGCAAAACTCGGCTGCAGCATGCCTATCTGCGTAAAGGCTTCCGCAACGACATTGGAGGCGCCGGAGATCGCCGACTATCTCTACGAACGCATTCAGCGGCATGAAATAGCTCCCTCGCTTATCGTCGTCGGCATGTCAGAGGAAGAGCCGCCGCAACAGGCTTTGCAGCTGGCGGCTTCGATCAATCGCTTGCGTCTGCGTGGATTGGGCCTGTCCATCGATGATTTTGGTTCGGGGATTTCGACTATGAAGCTGTTGTCGCAGATGCCTTTCACCGAGATTCGCATAGACGGTCATTTCGTCCGTCAATTTCTGCGTCAGGCGCAGTGCCGCGTGATGGTCGAATCGATCATCGATATTGCCAGGCGACTCAAGCTCAAAGTCACGGCTGAAGGCATCGAGAACGCGCGGCAGATGGAGGTGCTTGCCGCGATGGGCTGCCTGTATGGGCAAGGCCCGATCGCCAAACCGATGCAACAGGACGAATTCCTGAGCAGTGTTGGTGCTGCGCATCTATTTAACAACGGCCTCGTAGATGCGTGA